From Candidatus Manganitrophus morganii, the proteins below share one genomic window:
- a CDS encoding D-sedoheptulose 7-phosphate isomerase, with protein MGLSEASGEIIRRTILESIQVKEAIVRNMIPEIAQAAAWIVASYGNGGKLVLFGNGGSAGDAQHIAAELVGRFERERRALPAIALTTNTSTLTAIGNDYGYNKIFSRQVEAWVQPADVVIGISTSGNSPNVLEGIAAAKLKGAKTIGLTGEKGGKLASQTDLCLKVPSSNTARIQESHIMIGHLLCLLLEQQIT; from the coding sequence ATGGGACTTTCCGAAGCGTCGGGTGAGATCATTCGGCGGACGATCCTGGAGAGCATCCAGGTCAAAGAGGCCATCGTCCGGAACATGATCCCGGAGATCGCCCAAGCGGCGGCCTGGATCGTTGCCTCTTATGGCAACGGCGGAAAACTTGTCCTTTTCGGAAACGGCGGAAGCGCCGGGGATGCCCAGCACATCGCGGCGGAGTTGGTCGGACGCTTCGAGCGGGAACGGCGCGCCCTCCCCGCCATCGCTTTGACGACGAACACCTCGACCCTCACCGCCATCGGCAACGATTACGGCTACAACAAGATTTTCTCCCGGCAGGTCGAGGCGTGGGTCCAGCCGGCCGATGTCGTCATCGGCATCAGCACCAGCGGGAATTCTCCCAACGTCCTGGAAGGGATCGCCGCCGCCAAATTGAAGGGGGCGAAGACGATCGGGTTGACCGGCGAGAAGGGGGGGAAGCTCGCCTCCCAAACCGATCTTTGTCTTAAAGTTCCCTCATCGAACACCGCCCGGATTCAAGAATCGCACATCATGATCGGCCACCTCCTCTGCTTGCTGCTCGAACAGCAGATCACCTAA